In the Sandaracinus amylolyticus genome, TTCGTCGACGACGCCGAGCTCCACTCCGTCTTCGACGACGCGGAGGCCGATCAGATCGACGTGGTAGACCTCGTCCTCGTCGGGCTCGGGCATCCACGCGCGACGCGCGGCGATCTCCGCGCCTCGCAGCGCCTCGGCCTGCTCGACCGTCGTCACGCCCTCGAGCCGCAGCACGTCGGCGTCGCCGCTGCGCTTGCTTTCGAGCACGGCGTGCTCGCGATCGCCGGACTTCGCGCGCACGACGACGCGCTCCAGCTCGAGCAGGAGCGGCGAGTCGGGGTTGAATCGGTGGACGCGGACTTCGCCGCGCACACCGTGCGGTCGCGTGATCGCGCCGAGGACGACGACGTCGTCGCTCTCGGCCCGCAGGTCGCGCCCCACGGTGGTCGCCTCGTTACTCGAGGATCTCGAGGATCGCGCGCTTGCGCAGGCGCGCGGACGTCGCGGCGAGCAGCGTACGGATCGCACGCGCGGTGCGCCCGTCCTTGCCGATCACCTTGCCGAGATCGTCCTCGGCGACCGAGAGCTCGTAGACGGTCGCGCGATCGCCGTCGACCGCTTGCACGCGCACCTCGTCGGGCTCGTCGACGAGGTTGCGCGCGATGAACGTCAGGAGCTCTTCGAGCTTCGGCTCGTCCATGGACGACGAAGCGCTCAGGCGATCGCCTGGGTCGCGCGGCGGTAGTCGTTCAGCACGTGGCGAACGCGCGTCGAGGTCTGCGCGCCCACGCCGACCCAGTGGTCCACGCGGCTGAGGTCGATGCGCGCGGTCTCGATCGGCTTGGCCGGATCGTACGTGCCGATCTGCTCGAGGAAGCGCCCGTCACGCGGGTTCTCCGAGTCCGTGACGACGACGTGGTAGTAGGGGCGCTTCTTGGTGCCGAAGCGAGCGAGCCGGATCGTGACCATCGATATGCCTCGAGAACAGAGCGTAGAACGCAGAAGCGCCCAGGACGGGCGCCGAAAGGGTCGCGAAAGCTAGCGGAGGCTCCTCGGAGCGTCAAGGACGGGCCCGTGAGCACGGTGGTCAGCGCGGTGGCCAGGCGCTAGAACGGGGCGCGATGTCGATTGCCTCCGGCTCTCGCCGCGCGATGCTCGTCGGTCTCGTCTCGCTGATCGCCCTCACGCTCGCGGGCGCATCGTGCTCCGGGGGCACGCGCGAGACCACCCCGAGCGCGCCCGAGGTCGCCGAAGCCCGGCTGCCGCGCACCGATCTTCGGCTGCTCGTGGTGACCGACATGATGGGCTACCTCGAGCCCTGCGGGTGCACGAGCCGGCCGCTCGGCGGGATCGATCGCCTCGCGGCGGCGGTGCGTGCGCAGCGCAGCGGGGACGTGCCGACGCTCTTCCTCGCGGCGGGTGATCTCTTCTTCGACGGGACCTCGCACGGAGTCGAGGGCGCCGAGGCGGCGACGCAGGAGATCTGGAAGGCGGAGACGATGGCCGACGTGCTCGGCGGGCTTCAGCTCGCGGCCGCGGTGCCCGGTCCGCTCGATCTGCGCTTCGGTGCGACGACCTTCGACGCGCTCGCCGAGCGCGCGTCGTTCCCGCTGCTCGCGGCCGGCGTGCGGATCGCGCGCGGTGCTGGGGAGCCGAGCGCACCGGCGCCCGAGCCGCGGACCCTCGAGGCGCGCGTGATGCGCGAGGTCGGAGGCGTGCGCGTCGGGATCGTCGGGCTCTCCGAGATGACCGACGTCGCGGGCGTGATCGCGAGCGAGACCGATCTGATGGAGGTCGCGCGTCGCGAGGTCGCGGCGCTGCGCAGCGAGGGCGCGCAGCTGGTGCTCGTGCTGGCGCGCGCGCCGCGGCGCACGGTGCGTCGCATCGCGAGCGACGTCGAGGGCATCGACTTCGTGGTGCAGGCGGGGCTCGACACCGCGGAGCCGCACCTGCCGGCCGACACCGGTGGCGCGACGATCCTCCACGCGTCGCACCACGGTCAGGGTCTGCTCGTCGTCGATCTCGCGCGCGGGGAGCGCGGGCAGTGGATGGACGCGAGCACGTGGACGCGCACCGCGGAGCGCGATCGGCTGCGCGAGGAAGCGGACACGCTGCGCACGCGCATCGGTGAGTGGGAGCGCGATCCGAACGTGTCGGAGGCCGACGTGGTGCAGCAGCGCGCGCGCCTCGCGGAGCTCGAGGAGCGCATCCGTGCGGTCACGCGCGCGCCGGAGATCCAGACGCCCGCGTTCGCCGCGCGCTTCGTCGAGCTCGCGCCCGAGGCCGAGCGCGATGCCGCGACGACCGGCGTGCTCGATCGTTACTTCCGGCGCGTGAACGATCACAACCGCGAGGCGTTCGCCTCGCTCGTGCCGCGCCCCGCGCCCGAAGGGCAGCCGAGCTACGTGGGCACCCAGGCGTGCGGCAGCTGTCACGCGGAGGAGCTCGCGTGGTGGCGCACCACGATGCACGGGCAGGCGTACCGGACGCTCCAGGAGCGTCACAAGGAGTACAACCTCAGCTGCGTCGGCTGCCACGTGACCGGGTACAACCAGCCCGGCGGATCGACGGTGGCGCACGTGGGCCCGCTGCAGGACGTGGGCTGCGAGAACTGCCACGGGCCGGGCTCGCAGCACGTTGCGGATCCGCAGGGCGCGCACGTGAACGTGCGGCTCGACGCGCCGGAGGAGGTCTGCGTGCGCTGCCACAACACCGAGCACAGCGACCGGTTCCACTACCCGACGTACCGTCGGATGATGATGGCGCCCGGGCATGGCATGCCCTCGGCGTCGGCGCAGGGCGCGGCTGCGGAGGGCAGCTGACGTGCGCGTCGCGCTCGTCGTGATCGCGATCGTGATCGCGGGGTGCGGAGGCGCGCCACGATCGCGCGCCACGACGAGCAGCGCGACGCCGGTCGTGCTCCCCGTGAGCGACTGGCGCGCGGCGTACTCGGATCGTCGCGCGCTGCGCTCGATGGTGGGCGCGGCGAGCTACTACCACGACTCGCTCGCAGGCCGATCGACCGCGAGCGGCGAGCCGTACGATCCGACCGAGTACACTGCGGCGAATCGCGATCTGCCGTTCGGCACCGTGCTCCGCATCGTGCGCATCGACACCGGACGCTCGGTGATCGTGCGGGTGAACGATCGTGGCCCCTTCGGTCGTCGCCGGCGCTTGCTCGATCTCTCGCGCGCAGCCGCGGAGGAGCTCGGCATGATCGAGCGCGGCGTGGTGCGGGTGCGCGCCGAGGTGCTCGAGCTCGGCGAGCGTTAGATCACGAGCCCGATCAGCAGGCCCATCAGGAAGACCACGAGCGCGAGCGCGACGATCATCGGCAGCGTGCGCAGCGGCTCGGGGACCCGATCGAGCCACGGCTTCGGCCCGGGCGGCGCGCTGGTGCGGCTCGAGAGCGTGGAGCCGGCGTGGATCGCGGTCTGGATCTCCGCGAGCGAGATCGCCGGCTGCGTGGTGATCTCCGACGAGTAGTCGAGGTCGCTCGCGGGGCGCGGCGCAGGCGCTTCGATCGCGCTCACGATCTCGGTGCGCCCTCCGTCGAGCGGCGCGACGTCGAGCTCGTCGTGCTCGCTCGGATCGAAGCGCACGCCGCCCGCGAAGGGCTCGAGCGCGCGCGCCAGCGTGGCGACCGAGTCGGGGCGCATCGCGCGATCGCGGCTGAGCGCGGCGCGCACCAGTGCATCGAGCTGCGCGGGCACGTCGGGACGCACACCGCGCAGCGGCGCGGGCGTCTCGTGCATCACGAGCCGGAAGAGATCGGGAAGCGTCTCCGCCTCGAAGGGCACCCTCCCCGCGATGCCCTCGTAGAGCATCACACCGATCGAGTAGACGTCGCCGCGCGCGTCGACCTTGCCCGGCTCGAGGATCTGCTCGGGCGCCATGTAGAGCGGGCTGCCGAGGAACACCCCGGCGTGCGTGAGCTCGCGCCCGTCGACCGGCTGCTTGAGCTTCGAGATCCCGAAGTCGAGCACCTTCGCGCCGCCCGGCCATCCGCGTCGCGGCGCCGCGAGGAACACGTTGTCGGGCTTCAGATCGCGATGGATGATCCCGCGCTCGTGCGCCGCCGCCACGCCGCGCAGCGCGGGCATCAGCGTCGCGATCACGCTCTCGACGCGATGGGGGCCGCGCGCGAGGAACGCGGTGAGCGGCTCGCCGCTCAGCAGCTCCATCACGAGGAAGAGCGTCCCGCGCTCGCGTCCCGCGTCGAACACCGCGACGACGTTCGGATGATCGATCTCCGCCGCGGCGCGCGCCTCGCGCAGGAAGCGCGCGGTGAGCGACTCGCTCGATGCGAGATCGGGGCGCAGCCACTTGATCGCGACGCGCTTGCCGGTGAGCTCGTGCGCGGCCTCGTACACCACGCCGGTCGCGCCCGAGCCGAGCACGCGCGCGATCACGTAGCGTCCGCCGACTCGCTGGCCGGGACGCGGCAGATCCTCGTGCTCCAGGCCCTCGAGATCGCTCACCGGGCCCGAGTCTGACTCGCGTCAGCCGTGCCGTACCAGCTGGAGCAGCACGTCGGGCATGACCGGCTTGAGCAGCCAGCGATCCAGGAGCCCGGGCTCGGCGCGCTCCCCGAGGTGCTCGCGCGCGTAGCCGCTCATCGCGACGAGGCGCATGCGGCGCTCGGGATCCTCGGCGCGGATGGCGCGCGCGAGCGTGAACCCGTCGAGCTCCGGCAGCCCGAGATCCATGAGCACGAGATCCGGCCTCTCGCGCAGCGCGAGCTCGAGCCCGCCACGGCCGTCCGCCGCTTGCAGCACCTCGAGCCCGGCGTGCTCGAAGTAGAGACGGATCATCTCGCGCACGTCGTCGTTGTCCTCGACGATCAGCACACGCCGGAGCGCTGGTGCGCTCGTCTCCGCTTCGGACATCGCCGTCGCATCTAGACGCAACCGCGGACCCTCACAAGCGGGGTCGCTCGTGACGTGACGCCCCACCTGAGGCACCGGATCGCGCGCCGCACGGTCTCACGTCGCTCGATCCGAGCACGCTCTCACGTGGCTCGGTGCTTGCCTCGTTGGGAACCCTGCGGCGGAGGAACGTTGAGCCATGCAGCTCGAGGGCATCACGGCGCTCGTCGTCGACGATCACAGGGACACGCTGGAGCTCGCGGGCATGGTGCTCGAATGGGACGGTGCTCACGTTCTGGAAGCCAAGTCTGCGGAGGAAGCTCTGAAGTTGCTCGATCGGAACGCGGTGGACGTGGTGGTCTGCGACATCTACCTGCCTCGGCTCGACGGCCGCGCGTTCGTGCGCGAGCTGCGCCGGCGGCACGATCAGAAGCGCGAGATCCCCGCGCTCGCGGTGTCGGGTGATGCGGATCCCGAGCGCGTCCAGCTCGCGCTCGACGCGGGGTTCGACAAGTTCCAGGCGAAGCCGCTCGATACCGACGTGCTCGTCGAGCAGGTGCGCAGGCTGGTGGGACGGTGAGCGACGGAGCGGTCCGCACGCGCGCCGCGCGGGTGCTCGTCGTCGAGGATGCGCCCGACCTCCGCGCGCTCTACGTCACCTGGCTCCTCGGGCACGGCTACGACGTCGACGAAGCGTCCGACGGCCGGCGCGCGTGGGAGCGCATTCGTGCGCGACGGCCCGACGTGGTGCTCCTCGATCTCGGCCTGCCCACGATCGATGGTCAGCGCGTCGCGACGTGGCTGCGCCTCGATCGACAGCGGCGTGCTCCGGCCGTGATCGTGATCACGGGACAGCTCGAGCCCGACGCGATCCAGGCGGCGCGCGATGCGGGCGTCGACGCGGTGCTCTTCAAGCCGTGCGGCGAAGCCGAGATCACCGAGGCGATCGAGGCGCAGCTCGCGCGCATCGCGCACGCCGACGCGCGCACCGGGTCGAGCACGGCGTGAGGGAAGCGGGCGTGATTCCCTCACATGTGATGGGTCGCGCGGCTATCCTGATGGCTCGATGCGCAAGAGGACGCAGTCGCGTGTCGCGCGGATCGCCGTGCTCCTCGAGGGCGACGTTCCGCGCGTGGTGACCACCATCGCGCCGGGCGCGGATCTGCCCAAGCTCGCGCGCGAGCTCCTGCAGGCGCGACCGAGTGGGACGCGCGTCGTGCTGCGGAACGCGTGGGGCGAGCCGGTGCTCGAGTGGACGCGCGGCGCGGACGGCGCGATCGACGAGCACTACCGCGCCGCGGCGGTGATCAGCGCGCCCTCGAGCCCCCCGGCCTCTTGGCTGCGCGACGACGAGAACGGGGAGCCCGAGGACGACGACGAGTAGCCGTCCTCACGCCATGCGGCGTGCAGCGCGGATCGGCGCGAGCGCGCGCTCGATCGCGACGAGCAGGCCGGCGGGCGAGACCGGCTTCTCGAGGATGCTCGCGAAGAGCTCGCGGTCCGGGATCATCACGTCGTGGATCGAGCGCGTGAGCAGCACGACCCGCGGCGCGTGCGGCCCGTGTTTGTCCCGCAGGCGCGTGCAGAGCGTCGTCGCGTCGAACTCACCCATGCGGTGGTCGGTGATCACGGCGTCGAAACGGACGGTCGCGAGGACGTCGAGCGCCTCGCGTGGCGAGGTGAAGCCGCGCGCGCGGAAGCGCGCCCCGGCGAGGGTCCGCAGGACGAGGTTCACCCGCGGTGGTCGGTCGTCGATCACGGCGACCCGAGGCTGGCCGATCAGCGAGTCGGTGGTGTGCACGATCGCCGGGACATCGTCGCGTGCACGCACGCCACAACGCTCCGTGCCCAGGGGCACGCTTGCACCGCGCGGCCCGGCTCGGTTAGTACTGCCGCTCTCCGGAGGTCCCCATGCGCTCGTCCTGGCTCCCGTGCTCGCTCGTGATCGCCGCCTTCCTCGCGCTCGCCGGCTGCGGAGCGGGAGCCGTGGGTGAGGCGTGCGAGCGTCCGGGAAGCACGGACGACTGCGTCGACGACGCGATCTGCGCGACCGACCCGTCGGACACCGGCGATGCTGCGGATCCGGTGTGGGACTCGTACACCTGCCGCGCGCTCTGCGTCGACGAGAGCGACTGCCCCGCCGATCAGGAGTGCCGCGGCGTGACGGGCGCGTTCGCGACGCGGGCCTGCCAGCCGGTGCGCTGAGCTCGGGACACGGGACTTCCGCGCGCGTGCCGCCCTACCCGAAATCCGAGAAGAGCGCAGCGCAGATCGTCGCGGCGGCGACGCGGGTGCTCGCGCAGAAGGGCTACGCGCGCACGTCGCTCCTCGACATCGCGCGCGAGGCCGGCATGTCGAAGGGCGCGCTCCACTATCACTTCCCGACGAAGGAATCGCTCGTCGAGAAGGTGCTCGAGAACGCGCTCTCGACGATCACCGATCGCACGCTCTCGGCGTGGGAGCAGGCGGCGAGCGACCCGTTCCAGGTCGATCTCTTCGAGGCCATGCGCACCGCGATCCGCGAGCTCTGGGAGGTGCGTCGCACGCGCACCGACGAGGTCGCGGTCATCGCCGATCTGCTCGCGCAGGCGCTCTACGATCCCGCGCTGCGCCCGCGCCTCGCGGAGTACTACCGCACCGCCGCGGAGCAGGTGAACGAGCGCCTCTTGCCGAACCTCGCGCGCGTGGGGCTGCGCCCGAAGGTCGCGCCCGAGATGCTGCCGCGCATCCTCGTCGGGCTGCTCGACGGCCTCGTGATGCAGCACTTCGTCGACGACCACGCGATCGACTCGGGCGAGCTCGTGAAGGCCGTCGAAGCGATGGCCGGCGCGCTGTTCGAGCTCGCGCCGCCTCCTCCGAGCGCGTGATGGCCGATCCGTTCGAGGCGATCCTCGCCCAGGACACGGCGGTCGCGATCCTGCGCGCCGCGGTCGCGCGCAACCGTCTGCCGTCCGCGTACCTCTTCGAAGGACCGAGCGGCGTCGGCAAGCAGAAGGCGGCGATCGCGCTCGCGCAGGCGATCATCGGGGCCGACGCTCCCGACGCCTCGCGCGCCGAGGTGCTGCGCCGCATCGGCGCGGGCACGCACCCCGACGTGCGCCTGTTCCGCCCGCGCGACGAGGGCGATCGCAACATCCAGGTCGACACGGTGCGCGAGCAGATCCTGCCCTTCGCGCAGTACGCGCCGTTCGAGGCGAAGCACGCGTTCCTGATCCTCCCCGAGGCCGACGTCTCGTTCCCCGAGAACCACCCCGAGGGCGCGAACGCGCTGCTCAAGACGCTCGAGGAGCCTCGCCCCGGCGTGCACTTCGTCCTGCTCGCGGAGCGCCCCGATCGCCTGCTCGTGACGATTCGCTCGCGCTGCCAGAAGGTCCGCTTCGCGCGCCTTCCTCCGAATGCGCTCGCGACGATCCTCGATCGCGAGAGCGCCGACGCGGCCCACCGCACCGCGGCGATCGCGCTCGCGGACGGGCGCGCCGATCGCGCGATCTCGCTCTCGCAGGAGGGCGCGGCCGACGCGCTGCTCGAGGGCGCGCTGCGCATCGACGAGGTCACGTCGCGCGGGGTGCCCGGCGAGCTCATCGGGCTCGCCGAGGAGCTCGCGAAGAACGCCGACGTCGAGCACGTGCTCGACGCGCTGAGCACCTACTATCGCGACGTCGCCGCGGCCGCGCTGGGGCTGCCCGACGACGCGCTCGCGTTCCGGCACCAGGCCGAGCGCATCCGCGCGCGCGCCGAGGTCGTCGGCGCCGAGCGCGCGGCGCGCGCGTGCGAGCGCATCCGCGACGCCGAGGAGCGCCTCGAGCAGAACGCGAACAAGGAGATCCTCCTCGGTCGCGTGCTCTTCGAGATCGGCCGCTGACACGGGGTCTGGCGCGCGGGCCGAGCGCGGGTACGCTCGCCGTCCCTCCGATGCAGCCGAAGCCCTTCTACGTCACGACGCCCATCTACTACGTCAACGGCAAGCCCCACATCGGGCATGCCTACTCGACCGTCGCCGCCGACGTGCTCTCTCGCTACGCGCGGGTGCGCGGGCGCAACGCACGCTTCCTGACCGGCACCGACGAGCACGGGCAGAAGATCGAGCGCGTCGCCGCGGATCAGGGCCTGCCTCCGGCCGAGTACTGCGACCGCATGATCCCGGCGTTCCGCCAGTGCTGGGAAGCGCTGCACTGCGAGTACGACGACTTCATCCGCACCACCTCGCCGCGCCACATGCAGTTCGCGGAGGAGATGTGGCGCCGCTGCGAGGCCGCGGGCGACATCTACCTCGGCGAGTACGAGGGCTGGTACTCGGTCGCCGACGAGACGTTCTACACGGAGAAGGAGCTCGTCGACGGCAAGGCGCCGACCGGTCGTCCCGTCGAGCGCGTGAAGGAGCCGAGCTACTTCTTCCGGCTCTCGAAGTACACCGACAAGCTGCTCGCGTTCTACGAGGCGCACCCCGACTTCGTGCGCCCCGAGGGCCGCTTCACCGAGGTGAAGTCGTTCGTGCGCGAGGGGCTGCGCGACCTCTCGCTCTCGCGCACCACGTTCCGCTGGGGCATCCCGGTGCCGGGCGCGCCCGACCACGTGATGTACGTGTGGTTCGACGCGCTCACGAACTACGTGAGCGCGCTCGGCGGCGATCACGCGCCGCTCTACTCGGAGTTCTGGGAGCCGAACGCGCGCGCGGTGCACCTCGTCGGCAAGGACATCCTGCGCTTCCACGCGGTGTACTGGCCCGCGTTCCTGATGAGCGCGGGGCTGCCGCCGCCCTCGCAGGTGTGGTCGCACGGCTGGATGACCGTGAACGGCGCGAAGATGAGCAAGACGGAGGGCAACTTCCTCCCGCCCGAGCCCATCGCCGACGCCGTCGGCGCCGACGCGCTCCGCTACTACCTGATGCGCGACATCGCGTTCGGTCAGGACGGCGACTTCAGCCACCAGAACCTGCTCGCGCGCTACCACGGCGATCTCGGCAACGGGCTCGGGAACCTGCTGAACCGCATCGTGTCGAGCATCGTCCCGAAGAGCCTCGACGGGCGCGTGCCGCGCATCGACGTGAGCGCGCTCGGCGATCGCGAGAAGGAGCTCGTGCAGACCGCGGAGCGCGCCGCGAAGCGCGCCGGGCAGCTGCTCGACGACATCGCGCCGCACCGCGCGCTCGAGGCGATCTGGGAGCTCGTCGCGGCGGCGAACAAGTACGTCGATCAGACCGAGCCGTGGCAGCTCGCGAAGAAGGGCGACACGCGCCGTCTCGAGGAGGTCAGCTACGCCGTGCTCGAGTCGCTGCGCTGGCTGAGCGTGATGCTCTGGCCCTTCCTGCCGGAGAAGAGCGACGCGATGCGCGCGCAGCTCGGCCTCGCGCCGATGATGCCGACGGTCGGGCTCGACGGGTGGCCGAGCGCGTGGGGCGGGCTCGTCGGGGGGACGCAGGTGCGCCCGGGCGCACCGCTCTTCCCGCGCTTCGACGAGGACCAGCAGCGCGCGATCTACGAGCGGCTCGGCGCGCCGATGCCGGATGCGCTGAAGAAGACGTCGGCGGGCACGCCCGCTGCGAAGAGCAAGAGCGAAGCGAAGAAGAGCGAGCCGAAGATGGAAGCGAAGCCCGAAGCGAAGAAGGAAGCCCCGGCCCTGCCCGAGGGCGTGATCTCGATCGACGATCTCGTGAAGGTCGACATGCGGCTCGGCCTCGTGAAGAGCGGCGAGCGCGTGCCCAAGAGCGACAAGCTGCTCGAGCTGAAGGTCGACATCGGCGAGCCCGAGCCGCGCACGATCCTCGCGGGCATCGGCAAGCACTACGAGCCCGAGCAGCTCGTCGGCCGGCGCATCGCAGTGGTCGTGAACCTCGCGCCGCGCCCGATGATGGGCCGCACGTCGCACGGCATGGTGCTCGCCGTGAGCGACGACGCGGGGCTCAGCGTGCTCTCGCCCGACAAGGAGATCACGCCCGGCGTCAAAGTGAAGTGATGTTCGTCCCGCCGCCGCTCGCGCCCACGATCGAAGCTGCGCTCCGCGACGTCGCGGCGCGCACGCCGGAGGCGCGCGCGGCGGCGCTCGAGGTGCTCGCGACCGTCGACACCGACGAGCTCCGGGCGCGCGCGATCGAGGCGGCACGCTCGAGGCTGGACGACGAGGCCGCGGTGGTGCGCGTCGCTGCGCTGGTCGCGCTCGGACGTCTGCGCGACGACGCGTCGATCGACGCGATCCTCGGGAAGCTCGAGCGCGACGACGATCCGGTGGTGCGCGAGGTCGCGCTGATCGCGGCCGCGGAGATCGGCGGCGATCGCGCGCTCGACGCGGTGACCGCGGCGCTCGAGGATCCGCGCCCCGAGGTGCGCTTCCAGGCGGTCGCGGCGATCGCAGAGCTCTCGCCGGAGCGCGCATCCGGGCACGTGCTGGAGCGGCTCGAGGACGACGACGCGCGAGTGCGCGCCCACGCGGCGAGCTCGCTCGCGCTGCTCGGCGATCGACCCGCCTCGCGCGACGCCCTCGCGGCGCGCCTCGATGATCTCAGCGCCGAGGTGCGCGCCGAGTCGGCGCTCGCGCTCGCCACGCTCGGCGACGATCGCGCGGTGCCCACCCTGCGCCGCCTGCTCGACGATCCCGAGCGCGGCCTCGCCGCGGCCGAGGCGCTGGGCGCGCTCTCTCCCAAGGGCGCAGCACGCGACGACCTCGCGCGCATCGCGCGTGCGTTCCTCAAGCCGCTGATGCTCAAGGCCGCTGCGTCCGCGGCGCTCGCGCGCGCCGGTGACGCGCGCGGCGTCGAAGGCCTTCGCAGTGTGCTCAAGGCCCTGCGCGCCGACGGGCGCACCTACGCGGTGGTCGCGATCGGCGAGCAGCGCATCGCCGCGCTGGTGCCCGAGATCGTCGCGCTCGCCGATCGACCGCGCGGCGCCGATCCCGTCGCGATCGCCGAGACTCTCGCGCGCTTCGCCAACGAGAGCCCCGAGGCGCGCGCTGCGCTCGAGCGCCTCGCGACCCGCGACGACGAGGTGGGTGCCCGCGCGAGAGAGCTGCTCGCGTGACGTCTGGATCCGTGGCACCAGATCGTCCGATGTTGCGCCGCTCGTTCGTCGCCCTGCTCGCTGCCCTGCCCTTCGTCGTATCGAGCGCGCGCGCCCAGGACGCGACGGTCACCGGCACGATCGAGCGCGTCGACACCGCGCAGAACGCGATCGTGATCCGCGCCGCGAGCGGCGAGCGCACCGGTCGACTGAGCCCGCAGACGCTGATCACGATCGACGGCTTCCCGGGCGACGTGCGCGATCTGCGCCCTGGCCAGCAGGTCTCGGCGCAGTTCGCGCTCACGCGCGGCGGCGCGACGCGCTCCGACGTCGTGCGCATCGACGTCCGCACCCGCCGCTGACCAAATCCGCGTTCGAGGACGCACTGGGGCGAGCCCGTGTCTCGACGCGGTGCACGCCGTCTCGCGACGAGGTCCGTCTTTCGACGGGAAATTCCGTCTCGCGACGAGCCCAGCCGTCTCGCGACGAGCCCAGCCGTCTCGCGACGAGCCTGGCGGTCTTCGGACGCCGCGAGCGGGCTCAGAGCACCACGAGGTCGTCGCGATGCACGATCTCGTCGCCGCCGTGGAACCCGAGGATCGACGCGATGTCGCGGGTGTTCGCGCCCGCGAGCTTCGCGACGTCGCGGGTGCCGTAGCGCGCGAGCCCGCGCGCGATCTCCGCGCCCGCGGGATCACACAGGGTCACCGCGTCGCCCGGCGAGAAGTCGCCGCGCACCCCGATCACACCCGCCGGGAGCAACGAGCGCCCGCCCGATCGGATCGCCTTCGCCGCGCCTTCGTCGAGCAGCAGCGTGCCGCGCGGGCGCAGCGTGAACGCGATCCAGTGCTTGCGGCTCGCGAGCTTCGCGCCGAGCGGCGCGATCAGGGTGCCCACGTCGTCGCCCGACACCACGCGCTCGAGCGCGCGCCCATCGCGCGCATCCGCGATCACCACCGGCACGCCGCGCTTCGCGGCGCGTCGCGCCGCCTCGAGCTTGCTCGCCATCCCGCCGGTCCCGAGATCGCTCGAGCTCGCGCCGACGAGCGCGAGCGCCTCGCTCACGTCGCTCACCAGCGGCACGCGCTTGCCCTCGCGATCGAGCAGCCCCTCGACGTCGCTCAGCAGCACC is a window encoding:
- a CDS encoding ATP-binding protein, with the translated sequence MADPFEAILAQDTAVAILRAAVARNRLPSAYLFEGPSGVGKQKAAIALAQAIIGADAPDASRAEVLRRIGAGTHPDVRLFRPRDEGDRNIQVDTVREQILPFAQYAPFEAKHAFLILPEADVSFPENHPEGANALLKTLEEPRPGVHFVLLAERPDRLLVTIRSRCQKVRFARLPPNALATILDRESADAAHRTAAIALADGRADRAISLSQEGAADALLEGALRIDEVTSRGVPGELIGLAEELAKNADVEHVLDALSTYYRDVAAAALGLPDDALAFRHQAERIRARAEVVGAERAARACERIRDAEERLEQNANKEILLGRVLFEIGR
- the metG gene encoding methionine--tRNA ligase; translated protein: MQPKPFYVTTPIYYVNGKPHIGHAYSTVAADVLSRYARVRGRNARFLTGTDEHGQKIERVAADQGLPPAEYCDRMIPAFRQCWEALHCEYDDFIRTTSPRHMQFAEEMWRRCEAAGDIYLGEYEGWYSVADETFYTEKELVDGKAPTGRPVERVKEPSYFFRLSKYTDKLLAFYEAHPDFVRPEGRFTEVKSFVREGLRDLSLSRTTFRWGIPVPGAPDHVMYVWFDALTNYVSALGGDHAPLYSEFWEPNARAVHLVGKDILRFHAVYWPAFLMSAGLPPPSQVWSHGWMTVNGAKMSKTEGNFLPPEPIADAVGADALRYYLMRDIAFGQDGDFSHQNLLARYHGDLGNGLGNLLNRIVSSIVPKSLDGRVPRIDVSALGDREKELVQTAERAAKRAGQLLDDIAPHRALEAIWELVAAANKYVDQTEPWQLAKKGDTRRLEEVSYAVLESLRWLSVMLWPFLPEKSDAMRAQLGLAPMMPTVGLDGWPSAWGGLVGGTQVRPGAPLFPRFDEDQQRAIYERLGAPMPDALKKTSAGTPAAKSKSEAKKSEPKMEAKPEAKKEAPALPEGVISIDDLVKVDMRLGLVKSGERVPKSDKLLELKVDIGEPEPRTILAGIGKHYEPEQLVGRRIAVVVNLAPRPMMGRTSHGMVLAVSDDAGLSVLSPDKEITPGVKVK
- a CDS encoding HEAT repeat domain-containing protein, with protein sequence MFVPPPLAPTIEAALRDVAARTPEARAAALEVLATVDTDELRARAIEAARSRLDDEAAVVRVAALVALGRLRDDASIDAILGKLERDDDPVVREVALIAAAEIGGDRALDAVTAALEDPRPEVRFQAVAAIAELSPERASGHVLERLEDDDARVRAHAASSLALLGDRPASRDALAARLDDLSAEVRAESALALATLGDDRAVPTLRRLLDDPERGLAAAEALGALSPKGAARDDLARIARAFLKPLMLKAAASAALARAGDARGVEGLRSVLKALRADGRTYAVVAIGEQRIAALVPEIVALADRPRGADPVAIAETLARFANESPEARAALERLATRDDEVGARARELLA
- the proB gene encoding glutamate 5-kinase, with protein sequence MNERTAPDGRRVVVKVGSKSLVGDGGGPRFEALAKQIAALRAERRAVLVVSSGAIALGRSALGFEKRPTEIAQLQACAAVGQSRLMRAWEESFAPYGVPVAQLLLTHADLADRERYLNARAALDALWELGAVPVINENDTVAVEEIKFGDNDQLAAMVATLAGADLLVLLSDVEGLLDREGKRVPLVSDVSEALALVGASSSDLGTGGMASKLEAARRAAKRGVPVVIADARDGRALERVVSGDDVGTLIAPLGAKLASRKHWIAFTLRPRGTLLLDEGAAKAIRSGGRSLLPAGVIGVRGDFSPGDAVTLCDPAGAEIARGLARYGTRDVAKLAGANTRDIASILGFHGGDEIVHRDDLVVL